In bacterium, a genomic segment contains:
- the recG gene encoding ATP-dependent DNA helicase RecG, whose amino-acid sequence MNFLQLSSSIENAPMVNEARGKIFRNHGIRTIEDLLWHLPFRYEDWRHPKSVKDVADGEISTVIGNVTRIHMHITSRQRFKILEVTVQDSSGSILVRFFNQPYLKEQFEKAKKVIVHGTVRVDPFGHDAEMENPHYEFLKKEDASEYLRVRPVYERIGNITPKMLRWMVKGCLESIQPQAYGEPLSDDLRKKYKLVGRQAAFTQLHFPAPETSLEELQNRRSPGHRRLIFEEFFLLQVGLAYRQKERPKKKSRIAIDNRIREKARQALPFRLTEAQKKVTREIVEDMKHETVMYRLLQGDVGSGKTIVALMACIVAIENGLQAAFMVPTEILSEQHFSNISYLLRNTPYVVRLLVSGQSKKNRAQYMEEVASGACALVIGTHALIQDPVIFHRLGLVIIDEQHRFGVLQREALIKKGENPDCLIMTATPIPRSLALTVYGDLETSVLDEMPPGRKGIMTRKWPLKKKAELYHQVAASVRSGKQAYVLCPLIEESEKLQLSAAEKLAKELRKSFPDLSIGLIHGGIPAKEREEIMRNFLERKMHMLVATTVIEVGIDVANASIMVIEHAERFGLSQLHQLRGRVGRGPDASFCYLLIPPDLTEEAKMRIDAMVATNDGFKIAETDLKIRGPGELTGTRQSGLPTFRIGNLLLDQKILEVARKEAFEYIETYRKNPVVLKNFFQKYWNNRFGLIQVG is encoded by the coding sequence GTGAATTTTCTGCAACTTTCCTCCAGCATTGAAAATGCGCCCATGGTGAATGAAGCGCGCGGCAAAATTTTCAGGAACCATGGCATTCGCACGATTGAAGATCTACTGTGGCATTTGCCCTTTCGGTACGAGGACTGGCGCCATCCAAAGAGCGTGAAGGATGTCGCAGACGGAGAAATTTCAACCGTCATCGGGAATGTCACACGCATTCATATGCACATCACTTCACGCCAGCGATTCAAGATTCTGGAAGTCACCGTGCAAGATTCGTCCGGTTCCATTCTGGTTCGCTTTTTTAATCAGCCTTATTTAAAGGAGCAATTTGAAAAAGCAAAAAAAGTGATTGTGCATGGAACGGTGCGTGTCGATCCTTTCGGCCATGATGCAGAGATGGAGAATCCGCACTATGAGTTTTTGAAGAAGGAAGATGCTTCCGAATATTTGAGGGTCCGGCCTGTATACGAGCGCATCGGGAACATCACACCGAAGATGCTTCGATGGATGGTAAAAGGATGTCTGGAATCGATTCAGCCACAAGCGTATGGTGAGCCGCTTTCCGATGATTTGCGAAAAAAATACAAACTGGTCGGACGCCAGGCTGCATTTACACAGCTTCATTTCCCGGCGCCCGAAACTTCTTTGGAAGAGCTGCAGAATCGGAGGTCGCCCGGGCACCGCCGGCTCATCTTTGAAGAATTCTTTTTGCTGCAAGTGGGTCTTGCCTACAGACAAAAGGAGCGTCCGAAAAAGAAAAGCAGGATCGCGATCGACAACCGGATCCGCGAAAAAGCGCGCCAGGCGTTGCCTTTTCGCCTGACAGAAGCGCAAAAAAAAGTGACACGCGAAATTGTCGAAGACATGAAGCATGAGACGGTCATGTACCGTTTGCTCCAGGGGGATGTTGGGAGCGGGAAGACAATTGTGGCCCTCATGGCCTGTATCGTGGCAATAGAAAACGGCCTGCAGGCCGCATTCATGGTCCCAACGGAGATTCTTTCGGAGCAACACTTCAGCAATATTTCTTACTTGCTCCGGAATACTCCTTATGTGGTAAGACTTCTGGTCAGCGGACAATCCAAAAAGAACCGCGCGCAATACATGGAAGAAGTCGCCAGCGGCGCGTGTGCTCTGGTGATTGGCACTCATGCTTTGATCCAGGATCCGGTGATCTTTCACCGGTTGGGTCTTGTCATTATCGATGAGCAGCACAGGTTTGGCGTTTTGCAACGGGAAGCGTTGATCAAAAAGGGGGAGAATCCGGATTGCTTGATCATGACCGCAACGCCGATTCCGCGATCGCTTGCGCTCACAGTTTATGGAGATCTGGAAACTTCTGTGCTGGACGAGATGCCACCGGGGCGTAAAGGAATTATGACGCGCAAGTGGCCGTTGAAGAAGAAGGCCGAGTTGTATCATCAGGTTGCGGCATCTGTGCGGTCCGGAAAACAAGCCTATGTGCTCTGTCCTCTGATCGAAGAATCAGAAAAACTGCAATTGTCGGCGGCAGAAAAACTCGCCAAGGAACTTCGCAAGTCCTTTCCTGATCTATCCATCGGATTGATCCATGGTGGTATTCCGGCGAAGGAACGGGAAGAGATCATGCGCAATTTTCTGGAGCGCAAAATGCACATGCTCGTTGCCACAACCGTAATTGAAGTTGGCATCGATGTTGCCAACGCAAGCATCATGGTCATCGAACATGCGGAGCGATTCGGACTGTCTCAATTGCATCAGCTGCGGGGGCGCGTTGGGCGCGGTCCGGATGCATCTTTTTGCTATTTGTTGATTCCGCCGGATCTGACAGAAGAAGCAAAGATGCGGATCGATGCTATGGTTGCTACGAACGATGGTTTCAAGATTGCCGAAACTGATTTGAAAATACGCGGCCCCGGCGAACTGACAGGAACAAGACAATCAGGTCTCCCGACATTTCGGATTGGAAACCTATTGCTGGATCAGAAGATTTTAGAAGTGGCAAGAAAAGAAGCGTTTGAATACATCGAGACTTACCGCAAAAATCCTGTAGTGCTCAAGAATTTCTTCCAAAAATACTGGAACAACCGCTTCGGTCTTATCCAGGTCGGTTAA
- a CDS encoding DUF2520 domain-containing protein has protein sequence MAELQSISWIGCGKVGRTLARALQNAGYKTGAVICRTAANAGDAVSFIGGGVPSTDLESALDSTRIHFITTNDDALQEVVEKIVEIGPDSLETHYFFHTSGSISSTVLEPLARKKAQVASIHPLQVFADPAKALETLPGIYYAIEGSDKAMELAVQIVDHLQGKLLLIPTGRKVLYHVAGVFAANYLMVLIDVALHIMQDLGETQEDSFDAFLPLMVGALQNVEDLGVGEALTGPVARGDAATIKRHLEALQTLTPEVGDMYKILGQEAVKIALRAGKISPKKAQEIAKILTRKETVN, from the coding sequence ATGGCGGAACTGCAAAGCATCTCGTGGATTGGCTGCGGTAAGGTCGGGCGAACTCTTGCTCGAGCTCTACAGAATGCTGGCTACAAGACTGGCGCTGTCATCTGCAGAACTGCGGCAAACGCCGGGGACGCTGTTTCCTTTATTGGAGGCGGTGTTCCGTCGACCGATCTGGAATCTGCACTCGATTCCACCAGGATTCATTTCATCACCACCAACGACGATGCGCTTCAAGAGGTTGTCGAAAAAATTGTGGAAATCGGACCGGATTCTCTGGAGACTCACTATTTCTTTCACACCAGCGGTTCCATTAGCTCTACTGTATTAGAGCCACTCGCCAGGAAGAAGGCACAGGTAGCGTCGATCCATCCGCTGCAGGTATTTGCGGATCCTGCGAAAGCGCTGGAGACTCTTCCTGGAATCTATTACGCGATTGAAGGCAGCGACAAAGCGATGGAGCTTGCGGTTCAGATCGTGGACCATCTGCAAGGCAAACTGTTGTTGATTCCAACCGGCAGAAAGGTGCTGTATCACGTCGCGGGAGTTTTTGCCGCAAACTACCTAATGGTTTTGATTGATGTGGCGCTTCACATCATGCAGGATCTTGGCGAGACGCAAGAAGATTCCTTCGATGCATTCTTACCATTGATGGTGGGCGCTTTGCAGAATGTAGAAGATCTCGGTGTGGGAGAAGCTTTAACCGGCCCTGTTGCCCGCGGTGATGCGGCGACCATCAAGCGCCATCTGGAAGCGCTTCAGACTTTGACACCGGAAGTCGGCGACATGTATAAAATTCTCGGTCAGGAGGCCGTAAAGATTGCTTTGCGCGCAGGGAAAATCTCTCCGAAGAAAGCGCAAGAAATTGCGAAAATTCTGACACGCAAGGAAACCGTGAACTGA
- a CDS encoding deoxyguanosinetriphosphate triphosphohydrolase, translated as MNLAEYAIRNEETRGRRYPENEHPYRTPFQRDRDRIIHSRAFRRLEYKTQVFVNHEGDHYRTRLTHSLEVSQIARTVSSALGLNVDLAEALALSHDMGHPPFGHSGQDVLDEMMKNHGGFEHNLQTLRIVEQLEQKYIEFPGLNLTFEVREGIVKHSASYKGMKNPPEALREYILNECPPLEAQIIDLCDEIAYNNHDLDDGLESRLLDLDDLVRNVTIFREIHQAVQKENAGAPAKLIINATIIRLINILVTDLVENCKRTLQREKIHSLQDVRNAPRLIPCFSDEIGDKNRELKTYLYKNLYTHYRVHRMKSKARRILDSLFRAYREDPALLPSQYQQKTKTEGKERIICDYIAGMTDRFAIEEYEKLFNPRHRV; from the coding sequence ATGAACTTAGCTGAATATGCGATTCGCAATGAAGAGACCCGTGGCCGCCGGTATCCCGAAAATGAGCATCCTTACAGGACTCCTTTTCAACGTGACAGAGACCGGATCATCCACTCACGCGCTTTCCGCCGCCTCGAATATAAGACGCAGGTTTTCGTCAATCATGAGGGGGATCATTACCGGACGCGCCTGACACACAGCCTGGAAGTCTCGCAAATAGCGCGCACCGTTTCCAGCGCCCTGGGCCTCAATGTAGATCTTGCGGAAGCTCTGGCACTTTCTCATGATATGGGCCATCCGCCCTTTGGACATTCCGGTCAGGACGTGCTTGACGAGATGATGAAAAATCATGGCGGTTTCGAACACAACCTTCAAACACTCCGGATCGTTGAGCAACTCGAACAAAAGTATATTGAATTTCCAGGCTTAAATTTAACATTTGAAGTGCGTGAAGGAATTGTTAAACACAGCGCCAGCTATAAAGGAATGAAAAATCCGCCAGAAGCATTGCGCGAATATATCTTGAATGAATGCCCACCTCTGGAAGCGCAGATCATCGATCTCTGTGATGAAATCGCGTACAATAATCACGATCTGGATGATGGACTTGAGTCGCGCTTACTGGATCTGGACGATCTGGTAAGAAACGTGACCATTTTTCGAGAAATCCATCAGGCCGTACAAAAAGAAAATGCGGGAGCGCCCGCCAAGCTGATCATCAACGCAACCATCATTCGACTGATCAATATTCTTGTGACCGACCTCGTTGAAAATTGCAAGCGAACTCTTCAGCGGGAGAAGATTCATTCGCTTCAAGATGTAAGAAACGCGCCGCGTCTGATTCCTTGTTTCAGCGATGAAATAGGCGACAAAAATCGCGAATTGAAAACTTATCTGTATAAGAATCTGTATACGCATTACCGGGTCCACCGGATGAAGAGTAAGGCGCGACGAATTCTGGATTCTCTCTTCCGCGCCTATCGGGAAGATCCAGCGCTGCTTCCTTCTCAGTATCAGCAGAAAACAAAAACAGAGGGAAAGGAACGAATCATCTGTGACTACATCGCAGGGATGACCGATCGTTTCGCCATAGAAGAATACGAGAAGTTATTCAATCCACGTCACCGCGTTTGA